Proteins co-encoded in one Ignavibacteria bacterium genomic window:
- a CDS encoding MFS transporter encodes MSGHAIDNNSNPVPFAVRWGVLVLVSLSMFGNYYVYDSIAPVADLLASQLKFTDSDIGLLQGIYSVPNILMVLLGGLIIDRIGTVKSITLFSLLCFTGAVVTVMTDSLYFVGDAFRSVFNSDISNELVVMSLGRLIFGLGAESLIVAVTTALGKWFIGKELSFAFGINLTIARLGSFAADNSPTFFKSYFTSWELPLYIAVIMAFISVVTALAYWYLDSYAKNNYHMKPEAKQEKVVLREVLSFSKSYWFIVLLCVTFYSGIFPFRTFAIKFFQEYHGLEREVGGMYNSILILASMVLTPLFGLLSDFIGKRSLLMMLGSVILIPVYMMLLQTSLPPWIPMAMMGLAFSLIPAVMWPSVALIVPEQKLGTAYGLMTMIQNIGLAGFNFLIGWANDSSGGYELGMYFFSTLGFFGLFFAFMLKWAEGRSTGHGLEFGMMHKKKL; translated from the coding sequence ATGTCAGGACACGCAATAGATAACAATTCAAATCCGGTACCCTTCGCCGTCAGGTGGGGGGTACTCGTTCTTGTATCCCTCTCGATGTTTGGCAACTATTATGTCTATGATTCCATAGCACCCGTTGCCGATCTGTTGGCATCACAACTCAAATTCACTGATTCAGATATAGGTCTGCTGCAGGGAATTTACAGCGTACCAAATATTCTGATGGTACTGCTTGGTGGTTTGATTATCGACAGAATAGGGACTGTAAAATCGATAACCCTCTTCTCACTGCTTTGCTTTACCGGAGCTGTTGTTACTGTAATGACGGACTCACTCTATTTTGTAGGTGATGCGTTCCGTTCCGTCTTCAATTCCGATATAAGCAACGAGCTCGTGGTAATGTCTCTAGGCAGACTGATATTTGGACTTGGAGCCGAATCCCTTATTGTCGCAGTTACAACAGCACTCGGGAAGTGGTTTATTGGCAAGGAGTTATCTTTTGCGTTTGGAATAAATCTAACGATTGCGAGGCTTGGTTCATTTGCAGCCGACAATTCGCCGACTTTCTTTAAGTCATATTTTACTTCATGGGAACTGCCACTTTACATCGCAGTGATAATGGCATTTATTTCAGTGGTCACCGCTTTGGCTTACTGGTATCTTGACAGTTATGCTAAAAACAACTATCACATGAAGCCGGAAGCCAAACAGGAAAAAGTGGTGCTAAGGGAAGTGTTGTCATTCAGCAAATCCTACTGGTTTATTGTTCTTTTGTGTGTGACTTTTTACTCGGGAATCTTCCCGTTCAGAACTTTTGCGATCAAATTCTTCCAGGAGTACCACGGTCTCGAGAGGGAAGTCGGAGGAATGTATAACAGCATTCTAATACTTGCTTCCATGGTTCTCACCCCGCTTTTTGGACTCCTGTCAGATTTCATCGGAAAGCGATCGCTTTTGATGATGCTTGGTTCTGTAATCCTTATTCCCGTTTACATGATGCTTTTGCAGACATCACTGCCACCCTGGATCCCAATGGCAATGATGGGTCTGGCATTCTCACTTATTCCTGCAGTCATGTGGCCCTCCGTTGCGCTTATTGTACCTGAACAAAAACTTGGAACTGCATACGGGCTGATGACGATGATTCAGAATATCGGTCTCGCAGGATTCAATTTCCTCATCGGCTGGGCGAACGATTCAAGCGGTGGATACGAACTTGGCATGTATTTCTTCTCAACTCTCGGATTCTTCGGACTGTTTTTCGCTTTCATGC
- a CDS encoding aminoacyl-histidine dipeptidase has protein sequence MGDRLGSLKPQPLWDIFEEMCARPRPSKKEEAVVEYVLEFCEENSLDYVRDDAGNIIIRVPATPGFEDKKTVILQGHLDMVCEKNSNVVFDFETEGIRPYVDGDWVKAEGTTLGADNGIGAAAALAVAVDTTIEHGPLEILLTLDEETGLTGATNLGTDLLDGEILLNLDSEEIGELYIGCSGGRDTKGTIYFEQEEAPENYLFYEVLVSGLKGGHSGLDINTGRGNAIKILARILNTLQQYYLVSVAEVQGGSKRNAIPREASAILAVDPEDETVVLEEVIEFEKTVKAELATVEPNLRVVIRKIEEKKNVLDEVSEDQLILMLYALPHGVLKMSADIPGLVETSTNLATVTMHEGRIEIGTSQRSSVESEIEDAVTMVSSVFELGGAEVETGDGYPGWKPDVNSEILKVTKDAYHSLYGKVPEVKAIHAGLECGIIKEKYPNMDMVSFGPTITGAHSPDEQVNISSVEKFWFHLVKVLETVPER, from the coding sequence ATGGGAGACAGATTAGGATCACTTAAACCGCAGCCGCTGTGGGACATTTTTGAAGAGATGTGTGCAAGACCCCGTCCTTCGAAAAAAGAGGAAGCAGTAGTTGAGTACGTGCTCGAATTTTGTGAGGAAAACTCACTCGATTATGTGAGAGATGATGCCGGCAACATCATAATCAGAGTGCCTGCAACACCCGGCTTCGAAGACAAGAAGACAGTTATTTTGCAGGGACATCTCGATATGGTCTGCGAAAAGAACAGCAATGTCGTTTTTGATTTTGAAACAGAAGGCATCAGACCATATGTTGATGGTGACTGGGTAAAAGCTGAGGGAACCACTCTCGGTGCTGACAATGGAATTGGTGCTGCTGCAGCTTTGGCAGTTGCTGTTGATACAACAATTGAACATGGTCCACTTGAGATTTTACTTACTCTTGATGAAGAAACAGGTCTTACCGGTGCAACCAATCTCGGCACTGACCTTCTTGATGGTGAAATACTTTTGAATCTTGATTCCGAGGAAATCGGTGAACTCTACATCGGCTGTTCGGGCGGAAGAGATACAAAAGGAACAATTTATTTCGAACAGGAAGAGGCTCCTGAAAACTATCTGTTTTATGAAGTTCTGGTTTCCGGGCTAAAAGGCGGTCACTCGGGACTCGATATCAACACAGGCAGAGGCAATGCAATTAAAATACTCGCAAGAATTCTGAATACACTTCAGCAGTATTATCTTGTCAGTGTTGCAGAGGTTCAGGGCGGCAGCAAGAGAAATGCCATCCCAAGAGAAGCTTCCGCAATTCTGGCCGTTGATCCTGAAGATGAAACTGTGGTACTTGAGGAAGTCATCGAATTCGAAAAGACAGTTAAAGCTGAACTTGCAACGGTAGAACCAAATCTTCGTGTGGTAATCAGAAAAATTGAAGAGAAGAAAAATGTACTCGATGAGGTAAGTGAAGACCAGTTGATTCTGATGCTTTATGCGCTTCCTCACGGAGTTCTCAAAATGTCGGCTGACATCCCGGGACTCGTTGAAACTTCCACAAATCTTGCAACAGTCACAATGCATGAAGGCAGAATTGAAATCGGAACAAGCCAAAGAAGTTCTGTTGAATCAGAAATCGAAGATGCTGTTACGATGGTTTCTTCTGTTTTCGAACTTGGTGGTGCCGAAGTTGAAACAGGCGACGGATATCCAGGTTGGAAACCTGATGTAAACTCTGAAATTCTTAAGGTTACAAAAGATGCATACCATTCATTGTATGGCAAGGTTCCCGAAGTAAAGGCGATCCATGCAGGACTCGAATGCGGCATCATAAAGGAAAAATATCCGAACATGGATATGGTCTCTTTTGGTCCCACAATCACCGGAGCACATTCACCTGATGAACAAGTTAATATTTCATCTGTTGAGAAATTCTGGTTTCACCTGGTTAAAGTATTAGAAACTGTTCCCGAAAGATAA
- a CDS encoding PqqD family protein: MKSIFKEYSDRKKLKGIDALELTPVRLQNFETGENGIITVLIPRFKWKPMHDLMVKNGRDPDFRLDLDETGSEVWKSIDGKKKVKEIGEELKQKLGEKIEPDARLVKFFSMMFYNKIITFKELEN; encoded by the coding sequence TTGAAGAGCATATTTAAAGAATATTCTGACAGGAAAAAGCTCAAGGGAATAGACGCCCTTGAGCTTACCCCTGTAAGGTTACAGAATTTTGAGACTGGTGAGAACGGTATAATTACCGTACTTATTCCCAGATTCAAATGGAAGCCAATGCATGATCTTATGGTGAAAAACGGACGGGATCCTGACTTCAGGCTCGATCTTGATGAGACCGGGAGTGAAGTCTGGAAGTCGATTGACGGAAAGAAAAAAGTAAAAGAGATCGGCGAAGAACTTAAACAAAAACTTGGAGAAAAAATTGAACCCGACGCAAGACTGGTGAAATTCTTCTCCATGATGTTTTACAATAAAATCATTACTTTTAAAGAACTTGAAAATTGA
- a CDS encoding oligopeptide transporter, OPT family has protein sequence MAKSEQNEKTFKPYISAADFVPEFTPKAIILGAIFGIIFGAATVYLGLKVGLTVSASIPIAVLAIAVFKKIGKSTILENNIVQTIGSAGESVAAGVVFTIPALLFLDGGVEYFEYFQIFVLALAGGILGVLFMVPLRRSLIVKEHGVLPYPEGTACADVLVAGEKGGNLAQKVYYGLGISFGYKVLMSVFGLWKEAPAYTFDKKSALPNGTVMGEISPELLGVGYIIGPRIAGIMVAGGVLSWLVLIPLITLIGSGLETAFPPVKEKLIRDMSAREIWGNYIRYIGAGAVTFGGIMTLIKTLPTIVSAFKDSIGDFKAGSAGKSTLRTEKDLPLVFVLIGAVVLVAFMAIIPSIPTNFLSAVMIVIFGFFFVTVSSRIVGIIGSSSNPISGMTIATLMATSLIFVGLGWTGSAHQPIALVVGSIVCIAAANAGATSQDLKTGYIVGATPIKQQYGLIIGVVASSVVIGATMLILNDAIGIGADSKVSSNPLPAPQATLMATVIKGLLSQDLPWGLVVTGMGISAVLELAGVRSLPFAVGAYLPLSTTAPIFLGGLVKWFVEKKNGANADDGEIGPGALFSSGLIAGGSLTGILLAILIATEVEAGKNVIDVLHVGLVEGLGGAGDLISLGVFVLLGFGLYKVATSKQK, from the coding sequence ATGGCTAAAAGCGAACAAAATGAAAAAACATTTAAGCCGTATATCTCTGCGGCTGATTTTGTGCCCGAATTTACACCGAAGGCGATAATCCTTGGTGCGATATTCGGAATTATTTTTGGTGCTGCTACTGTATATCTTGGACTGAAAGTCGGATTAACGGTCAGTGCATCAATCCCGATCGCAGTATTGGCAATAGCAGTATTCAAGAAGATTGGTAAATCGACCATTCTCGAGAACAACATAGTTCAGACCATTGGCTCGGCCGGTGAGTCGGTTGCAGCGGGTGTTGTGTTTACAATCCCTGCTCTTTTGTTTCTCGATGGAGGAGTTGAGTACTTCGAATATTTCCAGATATTTGTACTTGCACTGGCGGGTGGTATTCTGGGAGTGTTGTTTATGGTACCGCTTCGCCGGTCACTGATCGTGAAGGAGCACGGAGTTCTTCCTTACCCTGAAGGTACAGCCTGTGCGGATGTGCTTGTTGCGGGTGAAAAAGGGGGAAACCTTGCACAAAAAGTTTATTATGGCTTGGGAATTTCCTTTGGTTATAAAGTGCTGATGTCAGTTTTTGGTCTTTGGAAAGAGGCACCTGCCTACACCTTTGACAAGAAATCAGCCCTTCCGAACGGCACGGTAATGGGGGAAATTTCTCCCGAATTGCTTGGTGTCGGGTATATCATCGGACCCAGAATTGCCGGTATAATGGTTGCGGGTGGTGTGCTATCATGGCTTGTACTTATTCCGTTGATTACATTAATCGGAAGCGGACTTGAAACAGCTTTCCCTCCTGTCAAAGAAAAATTGATCAGAGACATGAGTGCCCGTGAAATCTGGGGTAACTATATAAGGTATATTGGTGCCGGAGCAGTTACTTTTGGTGGTATCATGACACTGATAAAGACACTTCCGACTATAGTAAGTGCATTCAAAGATTCCATAGGTGACTTTAAAGCCGGCTCAGCCGGAAAGAGTACACTTAGAACCGAAAAAGACCTTCCGCTTGTTTTCGTTCTCATCGGTGCAGTTGTTTTAGTCGCCTTCATGGCAATCATCCCTTCAATTCCAACCAACTTCCTTTCTGCTGTAATGATTGTGATTTTTGGTTTCTTCTTTGTAACTGTATCCTCCCGAATAGTCGGTATCATCGGATCATCGTCGAACCCGATTTCGGGAATGACGATTGCGACTCTGATGGCTACAAGTCTTATTTTTGTCGGACTTGGCTGGACGGGAAGTGCACATCAGCCGATAGCTCTTGTAGTTGGATCGATTGTGTGTATAGCCGCTGCGAATGCGGGTGCCACTTCACAGGATTTGAAAACAGGTTATATTGTCGGTGCAACACCAATTAAACAGCAGTACGGACTTATCATAGGCGTTGTTGCCTCTTCGGTTGTTATCGGTGCAACAATGTTGATCCTAAATGATGCGATCGGAATTGGTGCCGATTCAAAAGTTTCTTCGAATCCGCTACCTGCTCCGCAGGCAACCCTTATGGCGACTGTTATCAAAGGACTTCTCTCACAGGATCTTCCCTGGGGTCTCGTTGTGACCGGTATGGGTATATCTGCAGTTCTTGAACTTGCAGGCGTGCGGTCACTTCCATTTGCTGTAGGTGCCTATCTTCCACTTTCCACAACAGCCCCGATATTTCTTGGCGGTCTGGTTAAGTGGTTTGTTGAGAAAAAGAATGGTGCAAATGCTGATGATGGTGAGATTGGACCGGGAGCACTTTTCAGTTCAGGACTTATCGCGGGTGGCTCACTCACAGGTATTTTGCTTGCGATTCTGATCGCCACTGAAGTTGAGGCTGGCAAAAATGTTATAGATGTTTTACATGTCGGTCTCGTTGAAGGACTCGGTGGTGCAGGAGATTTGATTTCTCTCGGCGTATTCGTTCTTCTTGGATTTGGATTGTATAAAGTTGCAACTTCAAAGCAGAAATAG
- a CDS encoding AAA family ATPase: MKITIENFGPIHKFEIDLSKNISLIYGKNNIGKSYAISVVYMLLKSFPQMTKGSDLKSAIQKYNSNIKNLRTDIIPGSIKSDREELLSRVNSVLEYLLNDWIPEKFKLYLKSSYGDLKNVKNSMSDSPGQIIVEMNFLRFRFALLENLDVGGKIGVSYIKKEYFASKKYSRVNIESICYTILKDFFRNISLYTTSFYYIPAVRSGYYLGLGNLGSIISEINQYQGMIGQPSFTLPNTTVPVSDFYSQISNKSAFNFADEYNYMGVVQKIEKNILDGTVQIDTQTGRILYFSNKLKRTFDLSQVSSMVSELSIITAYFKYIIRDHVSLDNFDGEKSLSVGVFPTLFVEEPESHLHPEAQVKLMEYFVGLANLGLKIIMTTHSDYMFNKLTNLLMQGEIKSNDVGSYLLESTETGSVSDAEKMAALQDGINDYNFIETTELLYNERIVAEEKHGSQDN, translated from the coding sequence ATGAAAATCACAATCGAAAATTTCGGTCCCATCCACAAGTTTGAAATTGATCTTTCCAAGAATATTTCACTTATTTACGGGAAGAACAATATCGGGAAAAGCTATGCAATAAGTGTGGTATACATGTTGCTTAAATCATTTCCGCAAATGACTAAAGGAAGTGATTTAAAATCAGCTATCCAAAAATACAACTCCAATATCAAGAATTTAAGAACGGATATTATTCCGGGGTCGATAAAATCGGATAGAGAGGAACTGCTTAGCCGAGTAAATTCAGTTTTGGAATACTTATTAAATGACTGGATACCGGAAAAATTCAAATTGTATCTGAAATCCTCTTACGGTGATCTCAAGAATGTAAAGAATTCCATGTCTGACAGTCCGGGGCAAATTATTGTTGAGATGAATTTTCTAAGATTCCGATTTGCACTACTGGAAAACCTTGATGTTGGAGGTAAAATAGGTGTTTCTTATATTAAAAAAGAATATTTTGCCTCCAAGAAATATTCCAGGGTGAATATTGAATCTATATGTTACACGATTCTTAAAGACTTTTTCCGAAACATTAGTCTTTATACAACAAGCTTTTATTACATCCCTGCTGTCCGTTCCGGGTATTATCTCGGATTAGGAAATCTGGGTTCGATAATCTCCGAAATAAATCAATATCAGGGAATGATAGGTCAGCCATCATTTACTCTCCCAAACACGACAGTACCGGTTTCTGACTTTTACTCTCAAATATCGAATAAATCCGCGTTCAACTTCGCAGATGAGTATAATTATATGGGTGTTGTTCAAAAAATTGAAAAGAATATTCTTGATGGAACGGTTCAAATCGATACTCAAACCGGCAGAATCCTTTACTTTTCGAATAAACTAAAACGCACATTTGATTTGTCTCAAGTTTCCTCGATGGTTAGTGAGCTTTCAATTATCACAGCATACTTTAAGTATATTATCCGGGATCATGTAAGTCTCGATAATTTTGACGGTGAAAAATCTCTTTCAGTTGGCGTATTCCCAACTTTATTCGTTGAAGAACCTGAATCTCATTTACACCCCGAGGCGCAGGTTAAGTTAATGGAATATTTTGTTGGTCTCGCGAATCTTGGTCTGAAAATAATAATGACCACACATAGTGATTATATGTTTAATAAACTTACAAATCTTTTGATGCAAGGAGAAATTAAATCTAATGATGTTGGTTCTTACCTTCTTGAGAGCACAGAGACAGGTTCGGTATCCGATGCTGAAAAAATGGCGGCATTACAGGATGGTATAAACGATTACAATTTCATTGAAACTACTGAATTATTATATAATGAACGGATTGTAGCCGAAGAGAAGCATGGTTCCCAAGATAATTGA
- a CDS encoding nucleotidyltransferase domain-containing protein: protein MIHNVEFDKNELDLMCQKWKVKQLSFFGSVIREDFNSKSDIDILIEFQPDAIITLSKFERIRMDFERFFNRKVDLVSKRAVINSRNVVRKNAVLSNFRVVYGA from the coding sequence ATGATTCACAATGTTGAATTTGATAAGAATGAACTTGATTTGATGTGTCAGAAATGGAAAGTCAAGCAGCTTTCTTTTTTTGGTTCCGTGATCAGAGAGGATTTCAATTCTAAAAGTGACATCGACATTTTGATTGAATTTCAACCTGATGCAATAATTACTCTTTCAAAATTTGAAAGAATAAGAATGGATTTCGAGCGGTTTTTCAACAGAAAAGTGGATCTTGTTTCGAAGCGTGCAGTTATCAACAGCAGAAATGTTGTTAGAAAAAACGCAGTACTTTCAAATTTCAGAGTTGTTTATGGAGCGTGA
- a CDS encoding TetR/AcrR family transcriptional regulator translates to MISVKKPAAPQEPTRDRILATASAQILQKGIQNTSLAEVAKSIKISKGTLYYHFRSKDSLIEEIARKNFEETAIRIKEDLEKTAPKKSKDILSIAINALTVERKNAKILHFIYLEILQGNKKLGFKILKIYQQMKQTITEAILPFCKTKEEAEKITAIVLAISDGANLGNMLGMNELDPIEAVKYLKV, encoded by the coding sequence TTGATTTCAGTAAAGAAACCTGCTGCACCTCAGGAACCTACAAGAGACAGGATTCTGGCGACTGCTTCGGCACAAATTCTCCAAAAGGGGATACAGAATACCAGTCTGGCAGAGGTTGCGAAGAGCATAAAGATCAGCAAGGGAACACTCTATTACCACTTCAGGTCGAAAGACAGTTTGATTGAGGAGATTGCCCGTAAAAACTTCGAGGAAACCGCCATCAGAATCAAGGAAGACCTCGAGAAAACTGCACCTAAAAAATCCAAAGATATCCTATCCATCGCAATAAACGCACTTACGGTGGAGAGGAAAAATGCAAAGATTCTCCACTTTATTTATCTGGAAATTCTGCAGGGCAACAAAAAACTTGGATTCAAAATTCTCAAGATTTATCAGCAGATGAAGCAAACAATCACCGAAGCAATCCTCCCGTTCTGCAAAACCAAGGAGGAAGCTGAAAAGATTACCGCCATCGTCCTCGCCATCTCCGACGGAGCCAATCTCGGCAACATGCTCGGCATGAACGAACTTGACCCAATTGAGGCTGTAAAGTATTTGAAAGTGTGA
- a CDS encoding S46 family peptidase yields the protein MHTFLKKYRLKITLVALLFIFAGSRIPDEGMFPLSEIPGLNLKDAGLKIGIEEIYNPNGVSLIDALVKVGGCTGSFVSDDGLILTNHHCSFDYVAEASTVENNYLENGFIAGKKELEIPAKGLTCQITVGYKDVSEIILQAAEGKESAERVDAINKARRKLVEEAQKEPGIKAEVSEMFIGKTYILFLYKELKDVRLVYVPARAIGEFGGETDNWVWPRHTGDFSFLRAYVAPDGSAKSYSKDNVPYKPKKFIKVNPDGVKENDFVFVLGYPGVTYRNRPSEFLKLHRDVRLPYMQQVFASVIAKFEELSAQNPDWKLKLDPQIKTMANTEKNFRGKLIGFNKVDIIGQKEREEVELEKFIASDPVLKAKYTGLMAKIKKEYEPLFKVTSLNLFGTVLSRFSTAYQLGELMAEYMSAKLLPDEKRPNIFKAKNKAQLDATINEFFTNYIPEADLNHFKIVISDAAKRGELKDNPVLARFMTNRPAATEAEEYFRSVTSKTQLLNKENFTKMLEMTPAEFAELKDPLVDMYAEFDAEFTRSGEIAKNADGNLNSLLADYIEVKKLYMNRSFIPDANSTLRLTYGYIKGYTPADATYYKPFTTLGGVIEKGISGNPDYKLLPKLKDLWQKKDYGRFKDVDLDDLPVAMLYNLDTTGGNSGSPVLDAWGRLIGLNFDRAFGATINDYAWNQDYSRSIGVDIRYVLWNVQKVGGAPWLLDELGVKY from the coding sequence ATGCACACATTCTTAAAAAAATACAGACTTAAAATCACACTTGTCGCACTTCTCTTCATATTTGCCGGATCAAGAATCCCGGATGAAGGGATGTTTCCACTTAGCGAGATACCCGGTCTTAATCTGAAGGATGCAGGACTTAAGATAGGAATTGAGGAAATTTACAATCCGAATGGTGTGAGTCTGATAGATGCATTAGTGAAGGTTGGGGGTTGTACAGGGTCCTTTGTGTCGGATGACGGCCTGATTCTCACAAACCACCATTGCTCTTTTGATTATGTGGCAGAAGCCAGCACAGTCGAAAACAATTACCTTGAGAATGGATTTATTGCCGGGAAAAAAGAGCTTGAGATACCTGCAAAGGGTTTGACCTGCCAGATCACAGTCGGTTACAAGGATGTGTCAGAGATTATTTTGCAGGCTGCTGAAGGAAAAGAGTCTGCCGAGAGAGTGGATGCAATAAATAAAGCCCGCCGCAAACTTGTTGAAGAGGCTCAAAAAGAACCCGGCATAAAGGCTGAAGTATCCGAAATGTTCATAGGCAAAACCTATATCCTGTTCCTTTACAAAGAGTTAAAGGATGTGCGGCTTGTTTATGTCCCTGCCCGTGCAATCGGGGAGTTTGGTGGAGAGACAGACAACTGGGTATGGCCTCGTCACACAGGCGACTTTTCATTCCTTAGAGCTTATGTGGCTCCCGACGGTTCCGCAAAGTCTTACTCGAAAGATAATGTCCCCTATAAACCCAAAAAATTCATCAAAGTAAATCCCGACGGTGTGAAGGAAAATGACTTCGTTTTTGTACTCGGATATCCCGGCGTAACCTACAGAAACAGACCATCTGAATTTCTGAAGCTTCACAGGGATGTGCGGCTTCCTTACATGCAGCAGGTTTTTGCTTCTGTTATTGCAAAGTTTGAAGAATTGAGCGCCCAGAACCCGGACTGGAAACTTAAACTCGATCCCCAGATTAAAACAATGGCGAATACCGAGAAGAATTTCAGAGGCAAGCTGATTGGATTCAACAAGGTTGACATAATCGGTCAGAAGGAGCGGGAGGAAGTTGAACTCGAGAAATTTATCGCTTCCGATCCCGTGCTCAAAGCAAAATACACCGGTCTGATGGCGAAAATCAAGAAAGAATATGAGCCGTTATTCAAGGTGACATCGCTTAATCTCTTTGGAACAGTTCTTTCGAGATTCTCTACTGCATACCAGCTTGGTGAATTGATGGCTGAATATATGTCAGCCAAACTTCTCCCTGATGAAAAAAGACCAAACATCTTTAAGGCCAAAAACAAAGCTCAATTGGATGCTACGATCAATGAGTTTTTTACAAATTACATACCCGAAGCTGACCTGAACCACTTCAAAATTGTCATTTCTGATGCCGCAAAAAGAGGTGAGTTGAAAGACAATCCCGTGCTTGCCAGATTCATGACAAACAGACCCGCAGCAACAGAGGCAGAGGAATATTTTAGAAGTGTAACCTCGAAGACACAGCTTCTGAACAAAGAGAATTTTACTAAAATGCTGGAGATGACCCCTGCCGAATTCGCTGAACTTAAAGACCCGCTCGTGGATATGTACGCCGAATTCGATGCTGAATTTACAAGATCGGGAGAGATTGCTAAAAATGCGGATGGAAATCTGAACTCGCTTCTCGCAGATTACATAGAAGTTAAAAAACTTTACATGAACAGATCGTTCATTCCCGATGCCAACTCAACACTCCGTCTGACCTACGGTTACATAAAAGGTTACACACCTGCGGATGCTACATACTACAAACCCTTCACCACTTTGGGTGGAGTAATTGAAAAAGGCATCTCAGGCAATCCTGACTATAAGCTTCTTCCAAAACTCAAAGATTTGTGGCAGAAAAAAGACTACGGCAGATTCAAGGATGTTGATCTTGACGATCTTCCTGTTGCGATGCTCTACAATTTGGATACGACAGGCGGCAATTCCGGAAGTCCCGTTCTCGACGCATGGGGGAGACTGATCGGACTCAATTTCGACAGGGCGTTTGGTGCTACTATCAATGATTATGCCTGGAATCAGGACTACAGCCGCTCGATAGGTGTAGATATCCGCTATGTCCTTTGGAATGTGCAGAAAGTTGGTGGAGCTCCCTGGTTGTTGGATGAACTTGGGGTAAAATATTGA
- a CDS encoding branched-chain amino acid aminotransferase: MENIKYNLFERTEPVVLPEQLGFGKYFTDNVFVMDYTPAKGWHNPQITSLASLQMHPATSVLHYGQTIFEGLKAYYTPDGEYQLFRPEENFKRMNNSARRLCMPEVDVDYCVDALKELVWIERNWIPRGESDSLYVRPFMYGDDPVLGVKPSDTYKFILLLSPVGAYYPEGFKPVKILIQDEYVRTVRKGLGECKTAGNYAASLIGQEIAKKEGCTQTLWLDAVELKYIEEVGTMNIFVQFNDEVATPQLTGGILPGITRKSAIQILRDWGYKVSERQVSLDELLTRYAKGEVLEVFGTGTAAIISSVCELKYKDKSLVFCDRQVGKLAERLFKELTGIQKGILPDRFGWTTKVEPVSVTA; encoded by the coding sequence TTGGAAAATATCAAGTATAATCTGTTCGAAAGAACAGAACCGGTAGTTCTACCGGAACAGCTTGGATTTGGAAAGTACTTTACTGACAATGTATTTGTCATGGATTACACACCTGCAAAAGGGTGGCATAATCCTCAAATAACATCACTGGCTTCGCTTCAGATGCATCCTGCAACTTCTGTGTTGCACTATGGACAGACGATATTCGAAGGCTTAAAGGCATATTATACTCCGGATGGTGAATATCAGTTATTCAGACCTGAGGAGAACTTCAAAAGAATGAACAATTCTGCAAGAAGACTTTGCATGCCCGAAGTGGATGTCGACTATTGTGTGGATGCGCTTAAGGAACTCGTTTGGATTGAACGGAATTGGATTCCCCGCGGGGAGAGCGATTCCTTGTATGTCAGACCATTCATGTATGGTGACGATCCTGTTCTCGGGGTCAAACCATCCGATACATATAAATTTATTCTGTTGCTTTCACCTGTTGGAGCGTATTACCCCGAAGGTTTTAAACCCGTAAAGATACTCATTCAGGACGAATATGTTCGTACCGTGAGAAAAGGTCTTGGCGAGTGCAAGACTGCCGGGAACTATGCTGCAAGCCTCATTGGTCAGGAAATTGCCAAAAAAGAGGGTTGCACCCAGACTCTTTGGCTCGATGCTGTGGAATTGAAGTATATTGAAGAAGTCGGTACAATGAACATATTTGTGCAGTTTAACGACGAAGTGGCTACACCTCAGCTTACCGGTGGAATACTCCCCGGCATCACCAGAAAATCAGCAATTCAGATTCTGAGAGACTGGGGATACAAAGTAAGCGAGAGACAGGTTTCTTTGGATGAGTTGCTGACACGATATGCAAAAGGTGAAGTACTCGAAGTATTTGGAACAGGTACTGCTGCCATTATATCATCGGTTTGTGAATTGAAGTATAAAGATAAAAGTCTTGTTTTCTGCGATCGTCAGGTCGGAAAACTTGCCGAGCGCCTCTTCAAGGAACTTACCGGCATCCAGAAAGGCATATTGCCCGACCGTTTCGGCTGGACAACAAAAGTGGAACCCGTTTCGGTTACTGCCTAA